AGTGATAATGCCCCTTGTAGCCTTAAAAAGTTAATATAATTGTTTGCTCTGATGAAATTAAGTTCCTTACTACTTTTCATTCAGTCCCAGGCTAACAGAAAACTTtaattcaggaataaaaaaaaacattttcaccatTTCATAAAGTGTTTATTGAGGATGGTAACACAGGATAAATCATGCAACAGCTCAGTAAAAAAAGGGAATCATTTAAAGGATAAAGAATGGTAACTGGTGCTGCTGATTTtgaaaagtttataaaaaaaatattaattgtccAAAAGTGACATCAAAAACCACTTGAAGCTGAACATGGAAGTTGCTTATAAAgcattcatttaaaagaaaatgtagataCTGTTTAAAATGATCACCTACAGATTACTGTTATCAACAACTTACAAGTCTCCCATTTCTAAAGCTGCAGTGGTGTAGCAGGGCTGTACATCCCAGATATTTAACCTTCTTTTCCTGGACAAAGAATAGTCACAAACATTTGCCACTAAGCAACACAACTGCACCTCTTACCCTTCACGACCTGCGCTGCCAGGTGCTTTCATCACTGGGATTACCTTCCCAAACATCATGGCAAAACAGGAAAGGGGCCCATCCTTGTGGCCTCAACAGATTTCCTTACTGTCCTCTTGCCATCAGCCTGTTTTAGAAGGAGAACAGCTACAAAATGTGACTGTTCCCCTTCTAGCACcaacatatattttaaagaagaaaactcCATGTCAGCAGATGGCACAAAGACTGGGCACCAGCACATCACATTGAACATCGGTGGTTTCAGATTTAGAGTTGACATATATTcaccttttggaaaaaaataaatatagtggAATGAAAATTGAATCAAAGGGAAAGAACAGATGACTACCATCCATCAAGGATGCACATATCtgtgcactggaaaaaaaaaaaaaaaagaaaaaaaaaatcagtcatttcaaagaaattcttgaaaattaaaaaaaaaagtttgcactTGTTCCTGGTCATAAACAATCTCACAAAAATTTCACTTTTGGAACTATTCCAATTGAAACTATACACTGAATTTATTAATACAGTATAAGTTTCTTTATGTAAAAAATCTTTATACAtagtaataaaaaagataaaggcAAGATGCATCAAACAGAAATCTGCTGGTTGTTTTTCCTCCGTTCTTACAGAGCCGCTGATGACTACCTGCACTATAAAGAGCTGTGTTTCTGACTTTCTGTCTCAAGCATCTTCGCCTTTGCTTGTGATAAGGATTGTTCTGTCCAAGCATCCAAAAGGACAGATGCTGGTGATGTTTTTTTTGGCACTTACGCTGGCAAACTGAGCTTCTTTCCCTTGAGTACTGTGAGgaaaagtaggaaagaaaacaattagTAAAACAAAGATGTGGTCTAGGAAAAGCACATACTGTTTAAATTTCAAAGGGACCAAAACCTGTCACACAGAGTCACTCAGTACAGAACAGGTGCACCGCAGACAGTCCTCCCAAGCTTGCCTCTCTCTAATACATGCTACTAAAACGGTGATAAATTAACAACTATTCCAATCCTGCCCTCTTGTGGCACCCTGGAATTCTCACTTTTCATCCTCACAGGACATACTAGCCTATGACTGGGGTTTCTTAACAGTTAGGACTAAAAACACCACAGTCCCATATAGCTCTGTAGAGATATGATGGAAGCTGGAATGTGAATAAGGATAGAATTACTAATACACCCAGCAGAAATGACTGCTTCTACACTTAGCATGAACAGAAACATCCAAAATCCTTTGGACTCTTGAGTATTTAAAACACTGAGAAAGGTGTCTGTAAGCATGGAATCTGCACAGAGCAGTGTACATTGTCAAGAGAAGCATATGGATCACGCTCATCAATGGAAGACAACAGCAACATGTATTTGGCCATACTCATTTTAACCTTGTCAATTAAGTTCATCAGACCATTTATACTCTATCCATACTCAAAAGCAATCCTCAGAAATGCCCCATGCTAGCAGAAAGTGTACTTCATAAATCTATCAAGGAGGTTCCAGTGATAATTTGCACACAGAATTAACAACCTAGTAATGTCGATACAGCAGATTCCTGTGAGCGTGTTAACTGCTACATTCCACAAGCTGAAGCTGGAAGTTATTGCATGACTTACCTTTTGTAACATACAAATAGAAGAAGTCACAGTAAAGAACGGTCTGGACCACACCAGCAACAACAGCTATGAGGTcaaaaaatccctcaaaatagTAGCGCCAAATCCAGTTGACTAAGTACAAGGCACGGTACAGACCCAAGAAGAAAAGGTAGTGGGTAGTGATGGTCTCTGCTTCCCCAGTTTTGCTGATCATAAAAAGTTGAGGGAGAATAGCAACTGATTCAAGATAGATGGAGAAGGTCCACAgtatctgaaagaataaaaacaacaacacacaGATATATTCAACCGCCTTACTGattacagaagcacagaaaatatttgaCTTGGCCTGACTTTTGACTCTTTAACAATGTTATGAATAGGTACAGTATTTTGGCAAACTATTCTTGGTACAGGAAAAAACAAGTGAAAGCTTCATAATCAACCACAGGATGGTATAGGGAAACAACTCTCCTGGAAAACAACAGACTCTCCGAATCAGCTGTCTAGCGAGCTGGCAGGCGTAGGTTTAGTCATGAGAAAAACTTATGTGCATCCATGAGTTCAGGATTCAGTCCCATGAAACACAGCTTACAGAGCTGGTACTGTAAAAAGCTGAAGGGAAGACAAAATCCTTTCTTACCCATCTTCTTCCAAATTTTTTAATCCATTGGTTTAAAGAATCAGTTAATACAGAACAAAATTTAACATAGTGTCTCAAAGTATTACAATTaagattcctttattttttaacaaaataattttactgtaCTAAATATAGAAAAGCAGCTCAGCACACTTAAAATAAGCATCTAAAGTTATTCTCTGTTTTGTGGGAAAAATTACCTGTTTGAACTCTCTACaactacatttttaatataatttttatcaGAGAAAACCACATAGCTGCATTTCAAACACAATACAATTCTTTCCAATACTCCTGAACATCTGTGTTTCTACAAAAAAATTCAAGAAGTATTGCAATTCCTTTTGTTTTCACCAGTTTGTTGGCACCAACTATTCACAAACTGCATAAAAGGAAGGATACTTTTGAAATAATATAACCATCAGAGTGTACTGTCTTCTGCTTAATAAAATAATCAGTGTTGATAATAATGCTAGTCTCATGAAGTGCCttaaattttcacagaaatctaTATTGTAAAGATGCTTTAAGGAAACAGGATTAGCCTGAACCTACTAAACATATGCATCTTTCAAGCATTCCTCAATCAGCCTAAAAATACTCATCTtcatattttggagaaaaaaaagtataaccTCCTGCCCACAATCAACTCACCTCCAGAGGAGAGAAGTCATGATTGACAAGAAATGAGAGTCCACCAACAGGAACTATCAGAAACTCCACTCTGAACGTATCATGGTTTCCATCATAGGTGGCCTTAAATTTCATGTAGATCAGATACACAGTGGCATATGAGCAGGCAATGTAGATAAGctagagcaaggaaaaaaaaagcaaaaaccaaaacaacacacagaAGTTGCAGGATTAGATCAAACTCACTAAACATTCCCATAAAAGACATTCCCAGGCACTAAGAGGAATAAGTGCTgtcttttttggttgtttgtaTTGTTTGTTTACATGCTTTTGCAGTTCCAGGCTATGTGGTAGTATTTATCTTTGCTCAGCAGAGTGATAATTCAAAACCAGTAAACTCTGGGCTCTAGtgattttgttgctttaaaagCATCACCTTGCCTCTCGTTGAAGTGACTGTCCGAAGTTTCTTTAAAGATCTTTCCTAAGTAGGCAGAACTAAGGAACTGACTGGAGAAAGAACACCCCTTCTGCTGCTGTGGGAGAAGCACTGGCCcaaaacatttacattaaaaGCATATATGTAGTAATGATGAAAGGGGTCTTCTAACATTCAAAAAGCCTAGGAGTGGTGTGGCCTATGTGGCAATCAAAAACCTATTTGATAAGCCCCATTAGGACTCAGCCATTTAACATATCACAAATTAGCTGATTTCATTCAGACCTTTAAACATCTCTAAAATCTGAAGAGTGGCAAGTGGACTGTGTTCTCCACCAACCAACAGGCCATAAAACCTGAAAAACTAACAGACTGCTAGAAGCACTGAACCAGAGCTCAGTTTCAGTTGATGTCTAACGTTACAATTTCTAATTGTTATGATACGGCAGACTTCATAGTTATTCCCCGTGGAATAGGCAAATAGCCttattttacagaagagaaaacagagagaaTACATGGCTTTCTAAAGGTCAATCTGCCATCATCAGGACAGAGCCCACATTGTCCTGGAGACAACACAGTACAGTAGGACTAGACAAACAGTTTAGCTTCTGCCTTAGTTTCATCACAGAGATTAAATATTCCAAGCCATTTATCACATTAAATATAGGTTCTTTACAACTGAAAAGTAACAGATTAAAACCCCCACTGTTTGCAGATGCTACAAATCACTAAAAGTGCTGTTCACAGATGGAAAATGTTACAAATACTGTATTAAGGAGCTCAGAATCTGAAGACTCGACTACACTCGCACCCTAGCTGACTGGAGATAAAGGACCACAGGATGGGATATCAGATATAGGGAACCCCTACTACACGTGTAAACTAATCATAATTGGTAGGGTCATAGAAGACACTAAGGAAGTGTGAATTAACTCCTTATTTGTGATTTCTTCATGAGAATTATGGTGTGTTCTGGGACCCCCaagaagttttcatttttaaagataacaaaacaaaagaatgGTAGAAAAATGACTGCAGAGTGCATCAGCAGAAATGCATCTGATATGCAGATACAGGTACCATGAAAAAGAAACTATAAGATATAGAACACTACAGATCACAAAACTTAGTCTGCAGGTCATTAAGAAAGGTAGGCAATGCcaatttttgtatttctgtatatCTTCCTGGAATGCAGAAGAAACTATTTTTCCTAAGTATGTGATGATCACTGCCAAATACAGCTAGTTGGCACCTgtagtttaataaatatttctctacaaacactgaagaaagtcctaattacagaaattaatacATTTCTTTGCTGCAAATGACAGCACTTTCCTCAGAAAGTTCATTTAGTTATGCTCTGGGTAAGATTCTTTGTAGAGTAGT
The DNA window shown above is from Athene noctua chromosome 15, bAthNoc1.hap1.1, whole genome shotgun sequence and carries:
- the KDELR2 gene encoding ER lumen protein-retaining receptor 2; its protein translation is MNIFRLTGDLSHLAAIIILLLKIWKSRSCAGISGKSQLLFALVFTTRYLDLFTSFISLYNTSMKLIYIACSYATVYLIYMKFKATYDGNHDTFRVEFLIVPVGGLSFLVNHDFSPLEILWTFSIYLESVAILPQLFMISKTGEAETITTHYLFFLGLYRALYLVNWIWRYYFEGFFDLIAVVAGVVQTVLYCDFFYLYVTKVLKGKKLSLPA